A window of the Lactuca sativa cultivar Salinas chromosome 7, Lsat_Salinas_v11, whole genome shotgun sequence genome harbors these coding sequences:
- the LOC128127219 gene encoding extensin-like, translated as MQAALDEVEKPAKRGKKVVDKKKATEEPSSKPSKSKKRKADKGDDDEGQHKGSPRGNTPPRSPTPVDLANDYVPTPPPSPPKTTVQVTVSPPPPSLTPLVSTIAPPPPVISTPITTTPLPPHIFSNATFTSTPIITSTIYSSVNVNTSDVGAQTEEPTKFTTEPLSPNPSSDSNPVLGGSDFEFDSTYYSPY; from the exons ATGCAAGCTGCCTTAGACGAGGTGGAAAAACCGGCTAAGCGAGGAAAGAAAGTTGTTGATAAGAAAAAAGCAACCGAAGAGCCCTCTTCTAAACCCTCTAAGTCAAAGAAAAGAAAAGCTGACAAGG GTGATGATGACGAAGGGCAACATAAAGGTTCACCTAGGGGTAATACACCTCCTCGGTCTCCAACTCCTGTGGATCTTGCTAATGATTATGTTCCaacaccccctccatctccacccAAGACAACCGTTCAGGTCACCGTTTCTCCTCCACCCCCATCTTTAACACCACTAGTTTCCACTATTGCTCCACCACCACCTGTCATTTCTACTCCAATCACTACCACCCCATTACCACCACATATTTTCTCCAATGCAACATTTACCTCTACACCTATCATCACTTCAACCATATATTCTTCTGTCAACGTCAACACATCTGATGTGGGGGCGCAGACTGAAGAACCTACAAAATTCACCACAGAGCCTCTTTCACCAAATCCTTCTAGTGATTCTAATCCAGTTCTTGGAGGATCTGATTTTGAATTTGATTCTACATACTACAGTCCCTACTAA